From the Glandiceps talaboti chromosome 12, keGlaTala1.1, whole genome shotgun sequence genome, one window contains:
- the LOC144443535 gene encoding protein FAM227B-like isoform X4, whose amino-acid sequence MSAGTNLIDPKLLALMAKVEGGKSPEQMKEDEEKKKKEQRAPPPSNSVITWMKTEGFDEWPVRVTSEGQMDLEDERKMLGSKENIVEELRKHAPLPVFMLDNIEDKINQLEEKLNVYSSQILTQEPRASRIDENLFHSPEYGIEYQQVMKKALESNAVQIQKGRAKKITKDLKAQILGTKTKSVEGCSFPGFNRKELTELPHQLESPQILDRVTQAQDFNPGFKKFWKKLFLSEASVAVMQDTFWWFFLETYETDRHEEQESLFNRIADSFVALFTSVNPDIKDKFFAVYADCLAQSIYAAYFEAFPDSRDQFDDVFKLELCDLCHEWISGVKPQPLSWRSWDINRLQPKHMTKEKEDDKRKVVLIKDGQINTGASFDIDFELPDEGESAAEGQVVVHPGFSREATQLTSKSGKGAPAVTQSKLAIGRPTQESHEIGPGPDFERVLFNIGGRSPLVAHYLYMKDLATNANRGKHVRRTEVSKLPPPAPTYKEVIKSTKKLAKTLHTEYQKISEQTAKELAAIEKQKAEQVREIEKLRKQLVEHSIDMRILSEKILDKRDDPLPKQTKQQAASQPTVFFGEDWSSSEAEEDVDD is encoded by the exons ATGAGTGCAGGCACGAACCTCATCGACCCAAAACTTTTAGCTTTAATGGCAAAAGTAGAGGGAGGAAAGTCTCCAGAACAAATGAAAGAAGATgaagagaagaagaaaaaagaacaaCGAGCACCTCCTCCATCAAACAGTGTTATTACATGGATGAAAACTGAAGGATTT GATGAATGGCCTGTCAGGGTGACATCTGAAGGTCAGATGGATTTGGAAGATGAGAGGAAGATGTTGGGGAGCAAGGAGAACATTGTAGAAGAACTTAGAAAACATGCAC CCCTGCCAGTATTTATGTTGGACAACATTGAAGACAAGATTAACCAACTAGAAGAGAAACTCAACGTCTACTCTTCACAGATTTTAACACAGGAACCAAGGGCTTCTAGAATTGATGAGAATTTATTTCATTCACCAGAATATG GGATAGAATACCAACAAG ttaTGAAAAAGGCTCTTGAATCCAATGCAGTCCAAATCCAGAAAGGGAGAGCCAAGAAGATAACCAAGGATTTAAAAGCTCAAATTCTGGGCACTAAAACAAAAAGTGTTGAG GGATGCTCTTTCCCAGGATTCAACAGAAAGGAGCTGACGGAATTACCTCATCAGCTGGAATCTCCTCAAATATTGGATAGAGTGACACAAGCTCAGGAtttcaat CCTGGGTTCAAAAAATTCTGGAAGAAGTTATTTCTTTCTGAGGCTTCTGTAGCTGTGATGCAAGATACATTCTGGTGGTTCTTTCTTGAGACCTATGAG ACTGATCGCCATGAAGAACAAGAGAGCCTGTTCAACAGAATAGCTGACAGTTTTGTAGCATTGTTTACAAGTGTTAATCCTGATATTAAGGATAAATTCTTTGCA GTATATGCAGACTGCTTAGCACAGTCTATCTATGCTGCATACTTTGAAGCTTTCCCAGATTCAAGGGATCAGTTTGATGATGTCTTTAAACTTGAACTCTGTGATCTCTGTCATGAATGGATTTCAG GAGTAAAACCACAGCCTCTATCATGGAGATCATGGGACATTAATAGACTACAACCTAAACACATGACAAAAGAGAAGGAAGATGACAAGAGAAAAGTAGTTCTGATAAAAGATGGACAAATTAATACAGGTG CAAGCTTTGATATTGATTTTGAGTTACCTGATGAAGGAGAAAGTGCAGCTGAAGGTCAAGTTGTTGTTCATCCAGGGTTTTCTAGGGAAGCCACACAGTTGACATCAAAGAGTGGCAAGGGAGCACCTGCAGTAACTCAGTCCAAATTAGCCATAGGGCGTCCTACACAAGAG TCACATGAGATTGGTCCTGGTCCTGACTTTGAGCGTGTACTATTCAACATTGGTGGAAGATCACCACTGGTGGCGCACTATCTCTACATGAAAGACTTAGCAACCAATGCCAATAGAGGAAAGCATGTAAGAAGAACAGAAGTATCTAAGCTTCC GCCCCCAGCACCTACTTACAAGGAAGTGATCAAAAGTACCAAGAAACTGGCTAAGACGCTCCACACTGAATATCAAAA GATAAGTGAACAAACAGCCAAAGAATTGGCAGCAATAGAGAAACAGAAAGCAGAACAAGTGAGAGAGATAGAGAAACTACGGAAACAACTGGTGGAACATAGCATTGATATGAGAATATTAAGTGAGAAAATTCTTGACAAAAGG GATGATCCACTtccaaaacaaacaaagcaacAGGCAGCATCACAGCCAACTGTGTTCTTTGGTGAAGACTGGTCTTCCTCTGAAGCTGAAGAGGATGTGGATGACTAG
- the LOC144443535 gene encoding protein FAM227B-like isoform X2 codes for MSAGTNLIDPKLLALMAKVEGGKSPEQMKEDEEKKKKEQRAPPPSNSVITWMKTEGFDEWPVRVTSEGQMDLEDERKMLGSKENIVEELRKHAPLPVFMLDNIEDKINQLEEKLNVYSSQILTQEPRASRIDENLFHSPEYGIEYQQVMKKALESNAVQIQKGRAKKITKDLKAQILGTKTKSVEGCSFPGFNRKELTELPHQLESPQILDRVTQAQDFNPGFKKFWKKLFLSEASVAVMQDTFWWFFLETYETDRHEEQESLFNRIADSFVALFTSVNPDIKDKFFAVYADCLAQSIYAAYFEAFPDSRDQFDDVFKLELCDLCHEWISGVKPQPLSWRSWDINRLQPKHMTKEKEDDKRKVVLIKDGQINTASFDIDFELPDEGESAAEGQVVVHPGFSREATQLTSKSGKGAPAVTQSKLAIGRPTQESHEIGPGPDFERVLFNIGGRSPLVAHYLYMKDLATNANRGKHVRRTEVSKLPPPAPTYKEVIKSTKKLAKTLHTEYQKISEQTAKELAAIEKQKAEQVREIEKLRKQLVEHSIDMRILSEKILDKRGIEGLLAYVKEINEDDPLPKQTKQQAASQPTVFFGEDWSSSEAEEDVDD; via the exons ATGAGTGCAGGCACGAACCTCATCGACCCAAAACTTTTAGCTTTAATGGCAAAAGTAGAGGGAGGAAAGTCTCCAGAACAAATGAAAGAAGATgaagagaagaagaaaaaagaacaaCGAGCACCTCCTCCATCAAACAGTGTTATTACATGGATGAAAACTGAAGGATTT GATGAATGGCCTGTCAGGGTGACATCTGAAGGTCAGATGGATTTGGAAGATGAGAGGAAGATGTTGGGGAGCAAGGAGAACATTGTAGAAGAACTTAGAAAACATGCAC CCCTGCCAGTATTTATGTTGGACAACATTGAAGACAAGATTAACCAACTAGAAGAGAAACTCAACGTCTACTCTTCACAGATTTTAACACAGGAACCAAGGGCTTCTAGAATTGATGAGAATTTATTTCATTCACCAGAATATG GGATAGAATACCAACAAG ttaTGAAAAAGGCTCTTGAATCCAATGCAGTCCAAATCCAGAAAGGGAGAGCCAAGAAGATAACCAAGGATTTAAAAGCTCAAATTCTGGGCACTAAAACAAAAAGTGTTGAG GGATGCTCTTTCCCAGGATTCAACAGAAAGGAGCTGACGGAATTACCTCATCAGCTGGAATCTCCTCAAATATTGGATAGAGTGACACAAGCTCAGGAtttcaat CCTGGGTTCAAAAAATTCTGGAAGAAGTTATTTCTTTCTGAGGCTTCTGTAGCTGTGATGCAAGATACATTCTGGTGGTTCTTTCTTGAGACCTATGAG ACTGATCGCCATGAAGAACAAGAGAGCCTGTTCAACAGAATAGCTGACAGTTTTGTAGCATTGTTTACAAGTGTTAATCCTGATATTAAGGATAAATTCTTTGCA GTATATGCAGACTGCTTAGCACAGTCTATCTATGCTGCATACTTTGAAGCTTTCCCAGATTCAAGGGATCAGTTTGATGATGTCTTTAAACTTGAACTCTGTGATCTCTGTCATGAATGGATTTCAG GAGTAAAACCACAGCCTCTATCATGGAGATCATGGGACATTAATAGACTACAACCTAAACACATGACAAAAGAGAAGGAAGATGACAAGAGAAAAGTAGTTCTGATAAAAGATGGACAAATTAATACAG CAAGCTTTGATATTGATTTTGAGTTACCTGATGAAGGAGAAAGTGCAGCTGAAGGTCAAGTTGTTGTTCATCCAGGGTTTTCTAGGGAAGCCACACAGTTGACATCAAAGAGTGGCAAGGGAGCACCTGCAGTAACTCAGTCCAAATTAGCCATAGGGCGTCCTACACAAGAG TCACATGAGATTGGTCCTGGTCCTGACTTTGAGCGTGTACTATTCAACATTGGTGGAAGATCACCACTGGTGGCGCACTATCTCTACATGAAAGACTTAGCAACCAATGCCAATAGAGGAAAGCATGTAAGAAGAACAGAAGTATCTAAGCTTCC GCCCCCAGCACCTACTTACAAGGAAGTGATCAAAAGTACCAAGAAACTGGCTAAGACGCTCCACACTGAATATCAAAA GATAAGTGAACAAACAGCCAAAGAATTGGCAGCAATAGAGAAACAGAAAGCAGAACAAGTGAGAGAGATAGAGAAACTACGGAAACAACTGGTGGAACATAGCATTGATATGAGAATATTAAGTGAGAAAATTCTTGACAAAAGG GGAATAGAAGGTCTGCTGGCATATGTAAAGGAAATAAACGAG GATGATCCACTtccaaaacaaacaaagcaacAGGCAGCATCACAGCCAACTGTGTTCTTTGGTGAAGACTGGTCTTCCTCTGAAGCTGAAGAGGATGTGGATGACTAG
- the LOC144443535 gene encoding protein FAM227B-like isoform X1, whose translation MSAGTNLIDPKLLALMAKVEGGKSPEQMKEDEEKKKKEQRAPPPSNSVITWMKTEGFDEWPVRVTSEGQMDLEDERKMLGSKENIVEELRKHAPLPVFMLDNIEDKINQLEEKLNVYSSQILTQEPRASRIDENLFHSPEYGIEYQQVMKKALESNAVQIQKGRAKKITKDLKAQILGTKTKSVEGCSFPGFNRKELTELPHQLESPQILDRVTQAQDFNPGFKKFWKKLFLSEASVAVMQDTFWWFFLETYETDRHEEQESLFNRIADSFVALFTSVNPDIKDKFFAVYADCLAQSIYAAYFEAFPDSRDQFDDVFKLELCDLCHEWISGVKPQPLSWRSWDINRLQPKHMTKEKEDDKRKVVLIKDGQINTGASFDIDFELPDEGESAAEGQVVVHPGFSREATQLTSKSGKGAPAVTQSKLAIGRPTQESHEIGPGPDFERVLFNIGGRSPLVAHYLYMKDLATNANRGKHVRRTEVSKLPPPAPTYKEVIKSTKKLAKTLHTEYQKISEQTAKELAAIEKQKAEQVREIEKLRKQLVEHSIDMRILSEKILDKRGIEGLLAYVKEINEDDPLPKQTKQQAASQPTVFFGEDWSSSEAEEDVDD comes from the exons ATGAGTGCAGGCACGAACCTCATCGACCCAAAACTTTTAGCTTTAATGGCAAAAGTAGAGGGAGGAAAGTCTCCAGAACAAATGAAAGAAGATgaagagaagaagaaaaaagaacaaCGAGCACCTCCTCCATCAAACAGTGTTATTACATGGATGAAAACTGAAGGATTT GATGAATGGCCTGTCAGGGTGACATCTGAAGGTCAGATGGATTTGGAAGATGAGAGGAAGATGTTGGGGAGCAAGGAGAACATTGTAGAAGAACTTAGAAAACATGCAC CCCTGCCAGTATTTATGTTGGACAACATTGAAGACAAGATTAACCAACTAGAAGAGAAACTCAACGTCTACTCTTCACAGATTTTAACACAGGAACCAAGGGCTTCTAGAATTGATGAGAATTTATTTCATTCACCAGAATATG GGATAGAATACCAACAAG ttaTGAAAAAGGCTCTTGAATCCAATGCAGTCCAAATCCAGAAAGGGAGAGCCAAGAAGATAACCAAGGATTTAAAAGCTCAAATTCTGGGCACTAAAACAAAAAGTGTTGAG GGATGCTCTTTCCCAGGATTCAACAGAAAGGAGCTGACGGAATTACCTCATCAGCTGGAATCTCCTCAAATATTGGATAGAGTGACACAAGCTCAGGAtttcaat CCTGGGTTCAAAAAATTCTGGAAGAAGTTATTTCTTTCTGAGGCTTCTGTAGCTGTGATGCAAGATACATTCTGGTGGTTCTTTCTTGAGACCTATGAG ACTGATCGCCATGAAGAACAAGAGAGCCTGTTCAACAGAATAGCTGACAGTTTTGTAGCATTGTTTACAAGTGTTAATCCTGATATTAAGGATAAATTCTTTGCA GTATATGCAGACTGCTTAGCACAGTCTATCTATGCTGCATACTTTGAAGCTTTCCCAGATTCAAGGGATCAGTTTGATGATGTCTTTAAACTTGAACTCTGTGATCTCTGTCATGAATGGATTTCAG GAGTAAAACCACAGCCTCTATCATGGAGATCATGGGACATTAATAGACTACAACCTAAACACATGACAAAAGAGAAGGAAGATGACAAGAGAAAAGTAGTTCTGATAAAAGATGGACAAATTAATACAGGTG CAAGCTTTGATATTGATTTTGAGTTACCTGATGAAGGAGAAAGTGCAGCTGAAGGTCAAGTTGTTGTTCATCCAGGGTTTTCTAGGGAAGCCACACAGTTGACATCAAAGAGTGGCAAGGGAGCACCTGCAGTAACTCAGTCCAAATTAGCCATAGGGCGTCCTACACAAGAG TCACATGAGATTGGTCCTGGTCCTGACTTTGAGCGTGTACTATTCAACATTGGTGGAAGATCACCACTGGTGGCGCACTATCTCTACATGAAAGACTTAGCAACCAATGCCAATAGAGGAAAGCATGTAAGAAGAACAGAAGTATCTAAGCTTCC GCCCCCAGCACCTACTTACAAGGAAGTGATCAAAAGTACCAAGAAACTGGCTAAGACGCTCCACACTGAATATCAAAA GATAAGTGAACAAACAGCCAAAGAATTGGCAGCAATAGAGAAACAGAAAGCAGAACAAGTGAGAGAGATAGAGAAACTACGGAAACAACTGGTGGAACATAGCATTGATATGAGAATATTAAGTGAGAAAATTCTTGACAAAAGG GGAATAGAAGGTCTGCTGGCATATGTAAAGGAAATAAACGAG GATGATCCACTtccaaaacaaacaaagcaacAGGCAGCATCACAGCCAACTGTGTTCTTTGGTGAAGACTGGTCTTCCTCTGAAGCTGAAGAGGATGTGGATGACTAG
- the LOC144443535 gene encoding protein FAM227B-like isoform X3, which produces MSAGTNLIDPKLLALMAKVEGGKSPEQMKEDEEKKKKEQRAPPPSNSVITWMKTEGFDEWPVRVTSEGQMDLEDERKMLGSKENIVEELRKHAPLPVFMLDNIEDKINQLEEKLNVYSSQILTQEPRASRIDENLFHSPEYVMKKALESNAVQIQKGRAKKITKDLKAQILGTKTKSVEGCSFPGFNRKELTELPHQLESPQILDRVTQAQDFNPGFKKFWKKLFLSEASVAVMQDTFWWFFLETYETDRHEEQESLFNRIADSFVALFTSVNPDIKDKFFAVYADCLAQSIYAAYFEAFPDSRDQFDDVFKLELCDLCHEWISGVKPQPLSWRSWDINRLQPKHMTKEKEDDKRKVVLIKDGQINTGASFDIDFELPDEGESAAEGQVVVHPGFSREATQLTSKSGKGAPAVTQSKLAIGRPTQESHEIGPGPDFERVLFNIGGRSPLVAHYLYMKDLATNANRGKHVRRTEVSKLPPPAPTYKEVIKSTKKLAKTLHTEYQKISEQTAKELAAIEKQKAEQVREIEKLRKQLVEHSIDMRILSEKILDKRGIEGLLAYVKEINEDDPLPKQTKQQAASQPTVFFGEDWSSSEAEEDVDD; this is translated from the exons ATGAGTGCAGGCACGAACCTCATCGACCCAAAACTTTTAGCTTTAATGGCAAAAGTAGAGGGAGGAAAGTCTCCAGAACAAATGAAAGAAGATgaagagaagaagaaaaaagaacaaCGAGCACCTCCTCCATCAAACAGTGTTATTACATGGATGAAAACTGAAGGATTT GATGAATGGCCTGTCAGGGTGACATCTGAAGGTCAGATGGATTTGGAAGATGAGAGGAAGATGTTGGGGAGCAAGGAGAACATTGTAGAAGAACTTAGAAAACATGCAC CCCTGCCAGTATTTATGTTGGACAACATTGAAGACAAGATTAACCAACTAGAAGAGAAACTCAACGTCTACTCTTCACAGATTTTAACACAGGAACCAAGGGCTTCTAGAATTGATGAGAATTTATTTCATTCACCAGAATATG ttaTGAAAAAGGCTCTTGAATCCAATGCAGTCCAAATCCAGAAAGGGAGAGCCAAGAAGATAACCAAGGATTTAAAAGCTCAAATTCTGGGCACTAAAACAAAAAGTGTTGAG GGATGCTCTTTCCCAGGATTCAACAGAAAGGAGCTGACGGAATTACCTCATCAGCTGGAATCTCCTCAAATATTGGATAGAGTGACACAAGCTCAGGAtttcaat CCTGGGTTCAAAAAATTCTGGAAGAAGTTATTTCTTTCTGAGGCTTCTGTAGCTGTGATGCAAGATACATTCTGGTGGTTCTTTCTTGAGACCTATGAG ACTGATCGCCATGAAGAACAAGAGAGCCTGTTCAACAGAATAGCTGACAGTTTTGTAGCATTGTTTACAAGTGTTAATCCTGATATTAAGGATAAATTCTTTGCA GTATATGCAGACTGCTTAGCACAGTCTATCTATGCTGCATACTTTGAAGCTTTCCCAGATTCAAGGGATCAGTTTGATGATGTCTTTAAACTTGAACTCTGTGATCTCTGTCATGAATGGATTTCAG GAGTAAAACCACAGCCTCTATCATGGAGATCATGGGACATTAATAGACTACAACCTAAACACATGACAAAAGAGAAGGAAGATGACAAGAGAAAAGTAGTTCTGATAAAAGATGGACAAATTAATACAGGTG CAAGCTTTGATATTGATTTTGAGTTACCTGATGAAGGAGAAAGTGCAGCTGAAGGTCAAGTTGTTGTTCATCCAGGGTTTTCTAGGGAAGCCACACAGTTGACATCAAAGAGTGGCAAGGGAGCACCTGCAGTAACTCAGTCCAAATTAGCCATAGGGCGTCCTACACAAGAG TCACATGAGATTGGTCCTGGTCCTGACTTTGAGCGTGTACTATTCAACATTGGTGGAAGATCACCACTGGTGGCGCACTATCTCTACATGAAAGACTTAGCAACCAATGCCAATAGAGGAAAGCATGTAAGAAGAACAGAAGTATCTAAGCTTCC GCCCCCAGCACCTACTTACAAGGAAGTGATCAAAAGTACCAAGAAACTGGCTAAGACGCTCCACACTGAATATCAAAA GATAAGTGAACAAACAGCCAAAGAATTGGCAGCAATAGAGAAACAGAAAGCAGAACAAGTGAGAGAGATAGAGAAACTACGGAAACAACTGGTGGAACATAGCATTGATATGAGAATATTAAGTGAGAAAATTCTTGACAAAAGG GGAATAGAAGGTCTGCTGGCATATGTAAAGGAAATAAACGAG GATGATCCACTtccaaaacaaacaaagcaacAGGCAGCATCACAGCCAACTGTGTTCTTTGGTGAAGACTGGTCTTCCTCTGAAGCTGAAGAGGATGTGGATGACTAG
- the LOC144443483 gene encoding N-acetylgalactosamine kinase-like, translated as MANQNDRDDFPPILKIPLSQKERFERICRVFTSKFGSNPSFYARAPGRVNIIGEHIDYCGYSVLPMAIEQDIVMAASPNTTGQIIILNTDPQFPEFCTDINKVEIDKSSVRWYNYFLCGFRGIIESQKLDKPVGLNLVIDGTVPKSAGLSSSSAFVCCAGLVTMQANGLQLSKLILADICTWCERYIGTQGGGMDQSISFLAERGTAKHIEFNPLKASDVKLPEGVVFVITNSCVEMQKAATSNYNIRVVECRLAAQVIAKSKGIEWTDIRKLGDLQKELKLSLSEMEELVDKELKVQPYLKSEVCEILGVSDGELNQTSLSENTLHISTFKLHDRAKHVYSEANRVLQFHDICQDSPDGAIKLLGKLMNDSHASCRDLYECSCPELDELTQLCLKSGALGSRLTGAGWGGCAVSMVRGHRVADFLGKVYDGYYANDPQRKARVKESLFTTQPGSGAAIYIP; from the exons ATGGCCAACCAAAACGATCGCGATGACTTCCCACCAATTTTGAAAATCCCTCTTTCTCAGAAGGAAAG GTTTGAAAGAATATGTCGAGTGTTTACTAGCAAGTTTGGAAGTAATCCATCATTTTATGCCAGAGCCCCTGGTAGAGTAAATATCATAG GTGAACACATTGACTACTGTGGATATTCAGTTCTGCCAATGGCAATTGAACAAGACATAGTCATGGCTGCCTCACCAAATACAACTGGACAAATAATTATACTGAACACAGACCCACAGTTTCC aGAGTTTTGTACTGACATCAACAAAGTAGAGATAGACAAGTCTTCTGTGCGGTGGTATAACTACTTTTTGTGTGGTTTCCGTGGTATCATTGAGAGCCAGAAGTTAGACAAGCCTGTTGGCTTGAACTTGGTTATAGATGGCACAGTACCAAAAAGTGCAGGGTTATCAAGTTCAAGTGCTTTTGTATGCTGTGCTGGACTTGTAACTATGCAAGCAAATGGTCTCCAACTTTCTAAG TTAATTCTTGCAGACATTTGTACATGGTGTGAACGTTACATTGGCACCCAGGGTGGAGGAATGGACCAGTCAATATCATTCCTAGCAGAGAGGGGTACC GCCAAACATATTGAGTTCAATCCACTGAAAGCCAGTGATGTGAAACTACCAGAGGGAGTGGTGTTTGTTATAACTAACAGCTGTGTGGAAATGCAGAAAGCAGCGACCTCCAACTACAATATCAGAGTTGTTGAATGCAGACTAGCAGCACAG GTTATTGCCAAGTCCAAAGGTATAGAATGGACAGACATCAGAAAGCTAGGTGACCTACAGAAGGAACTTAAACTGAGTCTGAGCGAAATGGAAGAATTAGTCGATAAAGAACTGAAAGTACAACCGTATCTGAAATCTGAAGTCTGTGAAATTCTTGGTGTTTCTGATGGTGAACTCAATCAAACTAGTCTCAGTGAGAACACACTCCACA TCTCAACATTTAAACTACATGACAGGGCAAAGCATGTATATAGTGAAGCAAACCGAGTTTTACAATTTCATGACATCTGTCAGGACAGTCCAGATGGTGCCATTAAGTTGTTGGGTAAACTAATGAATGATAGTCATGCTAGTTGTCGGGATCTTTATGAATGCAGCTGTCCTGAATTGGATGAACTTACTCAACTCTGCTT GAAATCTGGTGCATTGGGTTCAAGACTGACTGGTGCTGGTTGGGGAGGCTGTGCTGTTTCCATGGTGAGAGGCCATAGAGTGGCTGACTTCCTGGGTAAAGTGTATGATGggtattatgcaaatgatcccCAAAGGAAAGCCAGGGTTAAAGAAAGTTTATTTACGACTCAACCAGGCAGTGGTGCTGCAATATACATTCCTTAG